From Solwaraspora sp. WMMD1047, the proteins below share one genomic window:
- a CDS encoding class I adenylate-forming enzyme family protein, with the protein MTTMARPVSVPASRTVPAPAGRRLTRSACAPTVDLLARHLTAIGVVPGDRVLLLGENDPGYLTAMLALIRLDVSLVLVDARQTAAESVGVVGRAGVRWALLGSTADLADTGRALTAVLGVDRVRGYDELIAAGEEGVDDTAGPASAGAVEWARSGDRAGAGESAGLVGGPAGPFGAWAARRDAALLWSSGTTGRPKGVVRSARSLIANTLVTMRVMGYRPDDVLFPLLPFSHQYGMSLVLIWWLTGCSLLVAPYRRLADALDSVREHRVTAVDAAPPTYHALLGLLERRPATRAGLASVRMWCVGGAPLPPALADRFAAELGAPLLDGYGLSEVGNVALATADNPVGCGKPLPGVSVRIAEPAGSTGGGAGGSAGGGGAPPPPGSPDRSGAAGGYGEVQVRSAGLMEGYLDEEGRLRPVPDGWFGTGDLGRLDEDGNLHVVGRHRAVHRMGYTLYPESIQRQAEACGAPICLVSVDDERRGCQLVLFVEDPQARPTGYWRDRIDALLASYERPNAIEVLPRLPVGSTGKVDRAQLTELAARRRGTVRRDPPAATRHNQEDL; encoded by the coding sequence ATGACCACCATGGCCCGGCCGGTATCCGTCCCGGCCAGCCGGACGGTTCCGGCGCCGGCCGGCCGGCGGCTGACCCGCTCGGCCTGCGCGCCCACCGTCGACCTGCTCGCCCGTCACCTCACCGCGATCGGCGTGGTCCCGGGCGACCGGGTGCTGCTGCTCGGCGAGAACGATCCCGGCTATCTGACCGCGATGCTCGCCCTGATCCGGCTGGACGTCTCGCTGGTGCTCGTCGACGCCCGCCAGACGGCCGCGGAGTCCGTCGGGGTGGTCGGCCGGGCCGGGGTCCGCTGGGCCCTGCTCGGCTCCACGGCGGACCTCGCCGACACCGGTCGGGCGCTGACCGCCGTGCTCGGCGTCGACCGGGTACGGGGATACGACGAGCTGATCGCCGCCGGCGAGGAGGGCGTCGACGACACCGCCGGCCCGGCTTCGGCCGGCGCGGTCGAGTGGGCCCGCTCGGGTGATCGGGCCGGCGCGGGTGAATCGGCCGGCTTGGTGGGCGGCCCGGCAGGGCCGTTCGGGGCCTGGGCGGCGCGCCGGGACGCGGCCCTGCTCTGGTCGTCGGGGACCACCGGCCGCCCCAAGGGGGTCGTCCGGTCGGCCCGCTCCCTGATCGCCAACACCCTGGTCACCATGCGGGTGATGGGTTACCGGCCGGACGACGTGCTGTTCCCGCTGCTGCCCTTCTCCCACCAGTACGGCATGTCGCTGGTGCTGATCTGGTGGTTGACCGGTTGCTCGCTGCTGGTGGCGCCGTACCGGCGACTGGCCGACGCGCTGGACTCGGTGCGGGAGCACCGGGTCACCGCGGTGGACGCGGCGCCGCCGACGTACCACGCCCTGCTCGGCCTGCTGGAGCGGCGGCCGGCCACCCGGGCCGGGCTGGCCAGCGTCCGGATGTGGTGCGTGGGCGGCGCGCCGCTGCCGCCCGCGCTCGCCGACCGGTTCGCCGCCGAGCTGGGCGCCCCGCTGCTCGACGGGTACGGCCTCTCCGAGGTGGGCAACGTCGCGCTGGCCACGGCGGACAACCCGGTCGGCTGTGGGAAGCCGCTCCCCGGCGTGTCGGTACGGATCGCCGAGCCGGCCGGGAGCACGGGCGGCGGCGCCGGCGGGAGCGCGGGCGGCGGTGGCGCGCCGCCGCCGCCCGGTAGCCCCGACCGGTCGGGTGCGGCGGGCGGGTACGGCGAGGTGCAGGTGCGCTCGGCCGGGCTGATGGAGGGCTACCTCGACGAGGAGGGACGGCTGCGGCCGGTGCCGGACGGCTGGTTCGGCACCGGCGACCTCGGCCGGCTGGACGAGGACGGCAACCTGCACGTGGTGGGCCGGCACCGCGCGGTGCACCGGATGGGCTACACCCTCTACCCGGAGAGCATCCAGCGGCAGGCCGAGGCGTGCGGCGCCCCGATCTGCCTGGTGAGCGTCGACGACGAGCGGCGCGGCTGCCAGCTCGTGCTCTTCGTCGAGGATCCCCAGGCCCGGCCCACCGGCTACTGGCGGGATCGGATCGACGCGTTGCTGGC